The following proteins are encoded in a genomic region of Opitutaceae bacterium:
- a CDS encoding S41 family peptidase, with the protein MSAGVASMVVFMLRRALPIFLGVFLGTGLALMAVRLAENPGAWPKSEQSEAVAEFREVLRLVHEQHVEAGKVGYRDLARSALEGMVEKLDPHSEFLDAGAFGDLQDDIRSEFGGVGLQVEMRDGGVVVVVPLAGTPSDRAGLKTGDRLVRIDGKPIEKPDLDDVVSKLRGTPSTSVRLGWIRPPETSEREVTLIREKIRMESVAKVEVLSGNVGYVRITQFSERTGEEFVRALNTLAGHGVSGLIVDLRNNPGGLLDAAVEVAEPFFRKGDLIVTTEGRQARDREELRAQNEQDPIRVPLVVLINQSSASAAEIVAGALRDTGRAVVVGERSYGKGSVQSIIGLRNGDGLRLTTARYLTPSGKTIHKQGVEPHVEVVMSEDEDDNIRLQHSRPDMATDEQFKARFGMSRLPDRQLAAALDVVTGLITLAERDEQKAIR; encoded by the coding sequence ATGTCCGCGGGTGTTGCTTCGATGGTCGTTTTCATGCTTCGACGTGCGTTGCCAATCTTCCTCGGTGTTTTCCTCGGTACCGGCCTGGCGTTGATGGCGGTGCGACTCGCTGAGAATCCAGGGGCCTGGCCGAAATCGGAGCAAAGCGAGGCGGTTGCCGAATTCCGGGAGGTTCTTCGCCTGGTCCATGAACAGCACGTGGAGGCGGGCAAGGTTGGGTATCGCGACCTGGCTCGCTCAGCCCTCGAAGGCATGGTCGAGAAACTGGATCCCCATTCGGAGTTTTTGGATGCCGGAGCTTTCGGCGATTTGCAGGATGACATCAGGAGCGAGTTCGGAGGCGTGGGTCTCCAGGTCGAAATGCGTGACGGCGGGGTGGTGGTGGTGGTGCCGCTTGCGGGCACACCCAGCGACCGGGCAGGGTTGAAGACAGGCGACCGTTTGGTGCGGATCGATGGCAAACCGATTGAGAAGCCGGATCTGGATGACGTGGTTTCCAAGCTTCGCGGAACGCCGTCGACCTCGGTTCGCCTGGGCTGGATTCGACCACCCGAGACCTCCGAGCGCGAGGTTACGCTGATTCGCGAGAAGATCCGAATGGAGAGCGTGGCCAAGGTTGAAGTGCTTTCCGGGAACGTTGGGTATGTGCGAATCACGCAATTTTCGGAGCGGACCGGCGAGGAGTTTGTGCGCGCGCTGAACACGCTGGCGGGACACGGGGTGTCTGGCCTGATCGTTGACTTGAGGAACAACCCGGGCGGGCTGCTCGACGCGGCTGTCGAGGTGGCTGAACCGTTCTTCCGCAAAGGCGACTTGATTGTGACCACAGAAGGCCGCCAGGCGCGGGATCGCGAGGAGCTCCGCGCCCAAAACGAGCAGGACCCGATCCGGGTGCCGCTCGTTGTGCTCATCAACCAATCAAGCGCGAGCGCTGCGGAGATCGTGGCCGGCGCTCTCCGCGACACCGGCCGGGCGGTGGTGGTTGGGGAGCGCAGTTATGGGAAGGGGAGCGTGCAGTCAATCATCGGGCTTCGCAATGGCGACGGCCTCAGGCTCACGACGGCGCGCTACCTGACTCCCTCCGGCAAGACGATCCACAAGCAAGGCGTGGAGCCCCACGTCGAGGTGGTGATGTCCGAGGACGAGGACGACAACATCCGGCTGCAGCATTCGCGCCCGGACATGGCGACCGATGAGCAGTTCAAGGCCCGTTTCGGCATGTCGCGACTACCAGACCGCCAATTGGCTGCCGCTCTCGATGTCGTGACAGGCTTGATCACGCTTGCGGAGCGGGACGAACAAAAGGCGATCCGATGA
- a CDS encoding SAM-dependent methyltransferase, which translates to MSSLLHSVLVRRAAPRGWLRFDEFMECVLYDPGHGYYTCSRRRVGRGKGTDFFTATSLGPVFGELIVAACVSLLGEERVREATFVELGTEPNPDGTPGEGVLAGVDSPFRTRRTLPLGSDLNLEGLCVVFSNELFDAQPCRRFRWDNGRCVELGVRVGETGLSDFILPSTDLPPQLPTLAPDGYCLDLPLASSSLLDRLARQPWQGLFLAADYGKSWAELAGHTPQGTVRAYYQHRQSNDLLAHPGEQDLTCHVCWDWLEEGLRAEGFTAVAVESQEAFFIRHAGAALARIMEAEATRVSTRKLALMQLLHPSNMGQKFQFLHGVRQE; encoded by the coding sequence ATGTCATCGCTACTCCATTCCGTGCTTGTCCGCCGCGCCGCTCCCAGGGGCTGGCTGCGGTTTGATGAGTTCATGGAATGTGTCCTATACGATCCCGGGCACGGCTACTACACGTGCTCGCGACGCCGGGTTGGACGCGGCAAGGGAACCGATTTCTTCACCGCCACTTCGCTGGGGCCGGTCTTCGGCGAATTGATTGTCGCAGCCTGCGTGTCCCTGCTTGGCGAAGAGCGGGTGCGAGAAGCGACGTTTGTGGAACTGGGAACGGAGCCCAATCCTGACGGCACGCCCGGAGAGGGAGTCCTGGCTGGTGTCGATAGCCCCTTTCGCACACGCCGCACGCTTCCGCTTGGTTCGGACCTGAATTTGGAGGGGCTTTGCGTTGTTTTTTCGAACGAGTTGTTCGACGCCCAGCCGTGCCGCCGTTTCCGCTGGGACAACGGCCGCTGTGTTGAACTCGGCGTACGGGTGGGCGAGACCGGGCTGTCTGACTTCATTCTGCCCTCAACCGACCTCCCGCCTCAACTCCCCACGCTCGCACCCGACGGTTACTGCCTCGACTTGCCGCTTGCGTCTAGCTCCCTGCTCGATCGTTTGGCCCGCCAACCCTGGCAGGGTTTGTTCCTCGCTGCGGATTACGGAAAGTCCTGGGCTGAGTTGGCGGGACACACGCCGCAGGGAACCGTCCGGGCTTACTACCAGCACCGCCAAAGCAACGACCTCCTGGCACACCCGGGCGAACAAGACCTCACCTGCCATGTTTGCTGGGACTGGCTTGAGGAGGGGCTCCGCGCCGAAGGCTTCACTGCCGTGGCCGTGGAGTCCCAAGAAGCATTCTTTATCCGCCATGCCGGAGCGGCGCTCGCCCGGATCATGGAGGCGGAAGCGACCCGCGTGAGCACCCGAAAGCTCGCCCTCATGCAACTCCTCCACCCGTCGAACATGGGGCAGAAGTTTCAGTTTTTGCATGGGGTGAGGCAGGAGTGA